A stretch of the Porifericola rhodea genome encodes the following:
- a CDS encoding DUF1987 domain-containing protein, with protein sequence MEILNLEGTEDTPKIILDKANGIFEISGRSLPEDSAEFYQPVLDWLEAYASEPNPSSEFVFKLEYFNTASSKLILDVLSKLEDISGAKIHWYFHEDDEDMEEAGQEFSELVEVSFEFSTY encoded by the coding sequence ATGGAAATTTTAAATTTAGAAGGAACAGAAGATACCCCAAAAATTATATTAGACAAAGCGAACGGTATTTTTGAAATTTCAGGCCGTTCACTGCCAGAAGATTCAGCAGAATTTTATCAGCCTGTTCTTGATTGGCTGGAGGCATATGCGTCTGAGCCTAACCCAAGCAGTGAGTTTGTGTTCAAGCTTGAGTATTTCAATACCGCCTCTTCTAAACTAATTCTGGATGTATTATCCAAATTAGAAGATATAAGCGGAGCTAAAATTCATTGGTACTTCCACGAAGACGATGAAGATATGGAAGAAGCTGGACAAGAGTTTTCCGAGCTTGTGGAAGTATCTTTTGAGTTTAGTACTTACTGA
- the fabG gene encoding 3-oxoacyl-[acyl-carrier-protein] reductase, protein MKLLSGKNALVTGASKGIGKAVALKYAQQGANVAFTYLSSVEQGEALEKELKALGVDAKGYRSDASDFAAAEKLINDVVADFGSLDILVNNAGITQDNLLMRMNEEMWDKVINVNLKSVFNTVKAATRTFMKQKSGSIINMTSVVGIKGNAGQANYAASKSGIIGFTKSVALELGSRNIRANAIAPGFIETEMTAKLDEKTVQSWRDAIPLKRGGSPEDVADCAVFLASDMSAYMTGQVLQVDGGMLT, encoded by the coding sequence ATGAAACTGTTATCAGGAAAAAACGCACTTGTTACCGGTGCTTCAAAAGGAATTGGTAAAGCGGTAGCACTCAAATACGCTCAACAGGGAGCTAATGTAGCTTTTACGTATCTTTCTAGTGTAGAGCAGGGAGAAGCTCTGGAGAAAGAGTTGAAAGCTTTAGGAGTAGATGCTAAAGGTTACCGTTCGGATGCTTCTGACTTTGCTGCTGCTGAGAAACTTATTAACGATGTAGTTGCTGATTTTGGCTCACTTGACATTTTGGTGAACAATGCTGGTATTACTCAGGATAACCTTCTGATGCGTATGAATGAAGAAATGTGGGATAAGGTAATAAATGTTAACCTGAAGTCTGTTTTTAATACCGTTAAGGCTGCTACCAGAACCTTTATGAAACAAAAAAGTGGTTCTATCATTAATATGACATCTGTAGTAGGTATTAAAGGAAATGCCGGACAGGCAAACTATGCCGCATCTAAATCTGGTATCATTGGGTTTACAAAATCTGTGGCCCTGGAACTTGGTTCAAGAAATATACGTGCCAATGCTATTGCTCCAGGTTTTATTGAAACAGAAATGACCGCCAAGCTTGACGAAAAAACTGTGCAGAGCTGGAGAGATGCAATTCCGCTAAAAAGAGGGGGCAGTCCGGAAGATGTAGCAGACTGTGCCGTATTTCTTGCTTCAGATATGTCTGCTTATATGACTGGGCAGGTACTTCAGGTAGATGGCGGAATGCTTACCTAA
- a CDS encoding DUF3108 domain-containing protein, with the protein MKRLISLILPYFILIITTSSGQDHYRYIENESFGPGEELKFRVHWKFINAAEAVMRVSDGHYNVNGRPCYKIDVYGTTTGLVDVMVRVRDNWGAYVDTASILPQKAYRYIEEGKYRKNEMINFDHASDKATVLRLDKKTRKLKEKETFEVPNNVLDIVGGYYFLRTLDYEKYDKGDIIKVSGFFDDEIYNLEVKFLGREELKTKLGTFNTVVIAPIIPENDFFNGKEPVKAWISDDLNKVPLKIQAELGVGALEIDIKEMNNLRN; encoded by the coding sequence ATGAAACGACTTATTTCATTAATACTGCCATATTTTATACTCATAATAACAACCTCATCAGGACAGGATCATTATCGGTATATAGAAAATGAAAGCTTTGGACCTGGTGAAGAGCTTAAGTTTAGAGTGCATTGGAAGTTTATCAATGCAGCAGAAGCTGTGATGAGAGTAAGCGATGGGCATTACAATGTAAATGGCAGACCTTGTTACAAGATAGATGTCTATGGTACTACTACTGGTTTGGTAGATGTGATGGTAAGAGTGCGGGATAATTGGGGCGCCTATGTAGATACGGCTTCAATACTCCCACAGAAAGCTTACCGGTATATAGAAGAAGGTAAGTATAGAAAAAACGAAATGATCAATTTTGATCATGCTAGTGACAAAGCTACAGTGCTTCGTCTTGACAAAAAGACCCGAAAGCTGAAAGAAAAAGAAACCTTTGAAGTACCTAACAATGTACTTGATATAGTAGGAGGGTACTATTTTTTACGCACCCTAGACTACGAAAAATATGATAAAGGGGATATAATTAAAGTAAGTGGCTTTTTTGATGATGAAATTTACAACCTAGAAGTGAAGTTCCTGGGTAGAGAAGAACTAAAAACCAAGCTAGGTACATTTAATACAGTCGTAATTGCTCCAATTATACCAGAAAACGATTTTTTTAACGGTAAAGAACCAGTAAAAGCATGGATTTCTGATGATCTAAACAAGGTGCCATTAAAAATTCAGGCAGAGTTAGGAGTTGGCGCACTGGAAATAGATATAAAAGAAATGAATAATCTACGAAATTAA
- a CDS encoding GAF domain-containing protein, whose protein sequence is MVILENVTTPTDQTKQQKYKMLFQQIRDIVSKEEDLTANLGNIAAVVHYTMEFDWTGFYKVKNGELVLGPFQGPAAVSRIALGEGVCGTAYAKECTIVVDDVEQFVGYVPCSELDKSEISLPAFHKGEVALIFNINSHKMKNFDDTDRRYLEELMHLLEEIL, encoded by the coding sequence ATGGTTATACTAGAAAATGTAACTACCCCCACCGATCAAACTAAACAGCAAAAGTATAAAATGCTGTTTCAGCAGATTAGAGACATTGTTTCCAAGGAAGAAGACCTTACAGCTAACCTGGGAAATATAGCAGCAGTAGTACATTATACCATGGAATTTGACTGGACAGGTTTTTATAAAGTGAAAAATGGTGAACTAGTATTAGGACCATTCCAAGGACCTGCTGCTGTATCGCGTATTGCCTTAGGCGAGGGTGTTTGTGGTACTGCTTACGCTAAAGAATGCACTATTGTAGTAGATGATGTAGAACAGTTTGTAGGGTATGTACCATGCTCTGAACTTGATAAATCAGAAATTTCACTACCTGCTTTCCATAAAGGAGAGGTAGCGCTGATCTTTAATATTAATAGTCATAAAATGAAAAATTTTGACGATACCGATCGCCGATATCTTGAGGAGCTAATGCACTTACTTGAAGAGATACTTTGA
- a CDS encoding aminopeptidase: protein MIKKILWGLAIILLVLLVWQHKLVIYGWGQAKGQIKIIWGARPIEEVMSDPQVADSLKQKIKLTQEIREFAIDSLGVNDSDSYQSVYDQKGKPVLWVVTACEPYSLKDKKWSFPILGSFSYKGFFDYKKALAEKAKWDAEGYDTGIRTVSAWSTLGILDDPIMSGLLFRSEGELANTIIHELTHATIFVKDDLKFNENLASFIGDKGSVAFLKHKYGENATPYQEYINIRHDRKLFVAQMLKGVKQLETLYASFTQATSTKEKQVLKEKEIRSILSEAEELAFKGERYHRYSKSLLKRDSLPNNTFFKSYVRYQSAVDSLETAYKENYNADIKLFLSEMKKKYGK from the coding sequence ATGATAAAAAAAATACTATGGGGACTCGCTATCATTCTGCTGGTATTGTTGGTATGGCAGCATAAATTAGTCATCTACGGATGGGGGCAGGCAAAAGGACAGATAAAAATTATCTGGGGAGCTCGACCAATAGAAGAAGTGATGAGTGACCCACAAGTAGCAGACTCATTAAAACAGAAAATAAAACTTACTCAAGAAATAAGAGAGTTTGCTATTGATTCGTTAGGTGTAAACGATTCAGATAGCTACCAGAGCGTGTACGATCAAAAAGGTAAACCAGTACTATGGGTAGTTACCGCATGTGAACCTTATTCGCTAAAGGACAAAAAATGGAGCTTTCCTATTTTAGGTAGCTTTTCGTATAAAGGTTTTTTTGACTACAAAAAGGCCCTGGCAGAAAAGGCTAAATGGGATGCTGAAGGTTACGATACAGGTATTCGTACTGTAAGTGCTTGGAGTACCTTAGGTATTTTGGATGATCCGATTATGTCAGGTTTGCTTTTTAGAAGTGAGGGAGAACTTGCCAATACCATAATTCATGAGCTGACCCACGCTACTATCTTTGTAAAAGATGATCTAAAGTTTAATGAAAACCTGGCATCATTTATAGGAGATAAAGGATCCGTGGCTTTTTTAAAACACAAATATGGCGAAAATGCCACACCCTACCAGGAGTATATCAACATACGACACGATAGAAAGCTATTTGTAGCTCAAATGCTAAAAGGAGTAAAACAGCTGGAAACTCTTTACGCTTCATTTACTCAAGCCACCTCCACTAAAGAAAAACAAGTACTAAAAGAAAAAGAGATACGTTCTATTCTATCCGAAGCTGAAGAGTTAGCATTTAAGGGAGAGCGATATCATCGCTATTCTAAAAGCTTACTCAAACGTGATTCTTTGCCCAATAATACATTTTTTAAAAGCTATGTAAGGTATCAGTCAGCTGTAGATTCTCTGGAAACTGCTTATAAAGAGAATTATAATGCTGATATTAAGCTATTTTTAAGTGAAATGAAAAAGAAATACGGCAAGTGA
- a CDS encoding DUF4174 domain-containing protein produces the protein MMKTSFFVLFLFFISSFHVSMAQDSSILKKYEWKNRLLLLFSPTHNTTYQQQLKQLNKHKADLTERDLIVFYITEKDIKTSESTNYTNENKQALLNYYKVNTDTFFVILIGKDGTQKIKQNKLLSIEQLFGTIDAMPMRRREMNRKSEG, from the coding sequence ATGATGAAAACTTCATTTTTTGTTCTTTTCCTCTTTTTTATAAGTTCATTTCATGTAAGTATGGCTCAAGACTCATCAATTCTAAAGAAATATGAGTGGAAAAACAGACTTTTATTACTTTTTTCTCCTACTCATAATACAACCTATCAGCAGCAGTTAAAACAATTGAATAAACATAAAGCTGATTTAACGGAGAGAGACCTTATTGTATTTTATATTACAGAAAAGGACATTAAAACATCTGAAAGCACAAATTACACTAATGAAAATAAACAGGCTTTACTAAATTACTATAAAGTAAACACAGATACTTTTTTTGTAATACTCATAGGAAAAGATGGAACACAAAAAATTAAACAAAATAAGCTACTTAGTATTGAGCAGCTATTTGGTACTATAGACGCTATGCCTATGCGTAGAAGAGAAATGAATCGCAAAAGTGAGGGTTAA
- a CDS encoding alpha/beta hydrolase, protein MDIRQDQVAFTFHASVYSLGNSASDKLWFVFHGYGQLASYFIKKFEFLHSDSFIIAPQALSYFYLKGTGGRVGTSWMTTANRAVAIDNYISYLNSIYQSIGKEDKNGSKKISMLGFSQGVSTLIRWVVKSEIQFDKLIMCAGSFPEDIELAKARHIFDGKDCYYLYGDKDPYIKPGDIEKLRLLYLKYGLSVKFIQFEGKHEVPINLVQKL, encoded by the coding sequence ATGGACATACGACAAGATCAAGTAGCGTTTACTTTCCATGCCTCCGTATATAGTTTAGGGAATTCTGCATCTGACAAACTTTGGTTTGTATTTCATGGGTATGGACAGTTAGCTTCTTATTTTATAAAGAAATTTGAATTTCTTCATTCTGACTCCTTTATAATTGCTCCGCAGGCTTTATCATATTTCTATCTGAAAGGGACAGGCGGAAGGGTAGGAACTTCCTGGATGACTACTGCAAATCGAGCTGTTGCAATAGACAATTATATATCTTACTTAAATAGCATTTATCAAAGTATTGGTAAGGAAGATAAAAATGGTAGCAAAAAGATTAGTATGTTGGGGTTTTCTCAAGGCGTATCTACGCTAATAAGGTGGGTAGTAAAATCAGAAATACAATTTGATAAGCTAATTATGTGTGCTGGTTCTTTCCCCGAAGATATTGAGCTAGCAAAAGCAAGGCATATATTTGACGGTAAGGATTGCTATTATCTTTATGGAGATAAAGACCCTTATATTAAACCTGGAGATATAGAAAAATTAAGATTGTTGTATTTGAAATATGGCCTGAGTGTGAAGTTTATTCAGTTTGAAGGAAAGCATGAAGTTCCCATAAACTTGGTGCAAAAGTTATAA
- a CDS encoding ATP-binding cassette domain-containing protein has translation MSEEILKALTQLFAIITKQDGGVTDRERDFVINFFKQELDHDSIKEYVELYDKFAEYGKEEEAEGEVQVKKKKLTSVKDSVKTLAICKKINKTLTQKQKVVVLVKLLELVGSDGNFTEQRMDIIDTVSRAFNIVKDEFKLIEGFALNLPESRNKFEDILVASTVVDETSVAKHIHADIRGEIIFLKVKSVDLYFTKYIGQDDVVLNGFIMKSGQSYLFSNGSTIKTPTGTALYYSDLIRHFISEVSTTKISFNAKELEFRFPNNAIGLRDINIAEGPGKLIGIMGASGAGKTTLLNVLAGIETPSSGAVTINGFNIHLQKEHIQGVIGYVSQDDLLIEELTVYENLYYNAKLCFDDKSEEEIQKLVLSTLESLGLEHRKDLKVGSVLDKTISGGQRKRLNIALELIREPAVMFVDEPTSGLSSRDSENVIDLLKELTLKGKLIFVVIHQPSSDIYKMFDKMYILDTGGYPIFYGNPVEAVTYFKKSSNQVDAERGQCHECGNVNPEQVFNIIEAKVVDEYGQFTNKRKVSPPQWYEMYQENFDIESVKEEKEAPPKSLSIPSRIKQTVIFTVRDTLSKISNKQYMLINFLEAPVLAIFLSLIIKYKDAGSLDYSFRFNENIPAYLLMSIVVALFMGLTVSAEEIIRDRKILKRESFLNLSWNSYLSSKVVILFVLSAIQTLTFVLIGNLVLEIEGMTLSFWLVLFSVSCFACILGLNVSATFNSAVTVYILIPLLLIPQLILCGLLFNFDKLNSFISSKGEVPIVADMMASRWAYEAMAVYQFKENAFERPYYELEKQERQADFKSAYMIPSLESKLQYVIDNIKSDSDSVQNLVSKDLAIVLTEISKEPFQEGLEEINFQELANPAKFDEATSAKLLAYLEGMKKHYRQIFNKAVENQEKLVYYFENQPGLDYNLNEYKNQYYNESLADLVRNINVSDRIIEYEGKLLQRIDPVFNEPLTSAGFFNYRTHFFAPKKQFAGKLFDTFYFNITVIWLMTVLLYVALYYELFAKLMQRMSNLKLPGLNK, from the coding sequence ATGAGCGAGGAAATACTAAAAGCGTTAACGCAGCTTTTTGCTATTATTACCAAGCAGGATGGAGGAGTTACAGACCGTGAACGTGACTTCGTCATCAACTTCTTTAAGCAAGAACTGGATCATGACTCTATCAAAGAATATGTAGAGTTGTATGATAAGTTTGCAGAATATGGAAAAGAAGAGGAAGCAGAAGGCGAAGTTCAGGTAAAAAAGAAGAAGCTAACTTCAGTAAAAGATTCTGTTAAGACACTTGCAATTTGTAAGAAGATTAACAAAACTCTTACTCAAAAGCAAAAAGTTGTAGTTCTTGTAAAACTACTGGAACTTGTTGGCTCTGATGGTAACTTCACAGAGCAGCGTATGGATATTATTGATACCGTATCGCGGGCTTTTAATATTGTTAAAGATGAGTTTAAGCTAATTGAAGGCTTTGCTCTTAATTTGCCAGAAAGCCGTAATAAGTTTGAAGATATCTTAGTAGCCAGTACAGTCGTTGATGAAACTTCAGTCGCTAAACATATTCATGCGGATATTAGGGGTGAAATTATCTTTCTTAAAGTAAAGAGTGTAGATCTGTATTTTACCAAGTATATCGGACAAGACGATGTAGTTTTGAATGGCTTCATCATGAAGTCTGGACAGTCGTACTTATTTTCTAATGGAAGTACGATAAAAACACCAACTGGTACTGCTTTATATTATAGCGACCTGATAAGACACTTTATATCGGAAGTGTCAACTACCAAAATCTCTTTTAACGCAAAGGAATTAGAGTTTCGTTTTCCTAACAATGCCATTGGCTTACGTGATATCAACATTGCAGAGGGGCCGGGTAAGTTAATTGGAATAATGGGGGCAAGTGGTGCTGGTAAAACCACTTTGCTTAATGTTTTGGCAGGAATAGAAACCCCTTCATCGGGAGCTGTCACTATCAATGGGTTCAATATCCATCTACAAAAAGAACATATCCAAGGAGTAATAGGCTATGTCTCCCAGGATGATCTCCTGATAGAGGAGTTGACAGTGTATGAGAACCTGTATTACAATGCTAAACTTTGCTTTGACGACAAATCAGAAGAAGAAATTCAGAAGCTGGTACTGTCAACACTGGAAAGTTTAGGGCTGGAGCACCGCAAAGACTTAAAGGTTGGTAGTGTTTTAGACAAAACTATCAGTGGTGGTCAGCGCAAAAGGCTAAATATTGCTCTGGAACTCATTCGTGAACCTGCTGTTATGTTCGTTGATGAGCCTACTTCTGGTTTGTCATCTCGCGACTCTGAAAACGTAATTGACTTACTCAAAGAACTTACCTTAAAAGGCAAATTAATATTTGTGGTAATCCACCAGCCATCTTCAGATATCTATAAGATGTTTGATAAGATGTATATACTTGATACTGGTGGTTATCCTATCTTTTATGGTAATCCTGTGGAGGCGGTTACTTATTTTAAAAAGTCCTCAAACCAGGTAGATGCCGAACGTGGGCAGTGTCACGAATGTGGTAATGTAAACCCTGAGCAGGTATTTAATATTATTGAGGCTAAAGTAGTAGATGAATACGGGCAGTTTACTAACAAACGAAAAGTTTCACCTCCTCAGTGGTACGAAATGTATCAGGAAAACTTTGATATAGAAAGTGTTAAAGAAGAGAAAGAAGCCCCTCCGAAATCTTTAAGTATTCCTTCCAGAATAAAACAGACAGTAATCTTTACTGTGAGGGATACACTTTCAAAAATAAGTAATAAGCAGTATATGCTTATTAATTTCTTGGAAGCTCCAGTACTTGCTATATTCTTATCCTTGATTATTAAGTATAAAGATGCTGGAAGTTTAGACTACTCATTTCGTTTCAACGAAAACATTCCTGCCTACTTACTAATGTCTATCGTTGTTGCGCTCTTTATGGGGCTTACAGTAAGTGCAGAAGAAATTATACGCGACAGGAAAATCTTAAAACGTGAGTCATTCCTTAACCTAAGTTGGAATAGCTACCTGTCATCAAAAGTGGTTATTCTTTTTGTGCTTTCCGCGATACAGACGCTCACCTTTGTGCTTATTGGTAATTTAGTGCTAGAGATTGAAGGGATGACACTAAGTTTTTGGCTGGTATTATTTTCAGTATCTTGTTTCGCCTGTATTCTTGGGCTCAACGTATCGGCTACATTTAACTCAGCAGTTACAGTTTATATTCTGATACCTCTACTATTAATACCTCAGCTGATTTTATGCGGTTTGCTGTTTAATTTTGATAAGTTAAATAGCTTTATCAGTTCTAAAGGAGAAGTGCCAATTGTGGCTGATATGATGGCTTCTCGTTGGGCGTATGAGGCTATGGCAGTTTACCAGTTCAAAGAAAACGCTTTTGAAAGACCATATTACGAGCTTGAAAAGCAGGAGCGTCAGGCTGATTTTAAATCTGCCTATATGATTCCTTCCTTGGAGAGTAAACTGCAATATGTGATAGATAACATTAAGAGTGATAGTGACTCTGTTCAGAACTTGGTTTCTAAAGATCTTGCTATTGTTTTAACGGAGATTAGTAAAGAGCCGTTTCAGGAAGGTTTAGAGGAAATAAACTTCCAGGAGCTAGCTAATCCTGCCAAATTTGATGAAGCAACTTCTGCTAAACTATTAGCTTATTTGGAAGGCATGAAGAAACACTACAGGCAGATTTTCAATAAAGCGGTAGAAAATCAGGAAAAACTAGTTTATTACTTTGAAAACCAGCCTGGACTAGATTATAATCTTAACGAGTATAAGAATCAATACTATAATGAAAGCTTGGCTGATCTAGTAAGGAATATTAATGTCTCTGACCGTATCATTGAATATGAAGGGAAGCTACTACAACGTATTGACCCTGTGTTTAATGAGCCTTTAACCTCAGCTGGTTTTTTCAATTATAGAACACATTTCTTTGCTCCTAAAAAACAGTTTGCAGGTAAGTTATTTGATACTTTTTACTTCAATATAACTGTAATCTGGCTTATGACTGTGCTGCTTTATGTAGCATTGTATTACGAGTTGTTCGCTAAGCTTATGCAACGCATGAGTAACCTTAAATTGCCAGGCTTGAATAAATAA
- the recA gene encoding recombinase RecA has protein sequence MSDQSEKLKALQLTIDKLDKTYGKGTVMKLSDERVVNVPSISTGSLGLDIALGIGGIPRGRVVEIYGPESSGKTTLAMHCIAEAQKKGGIAAIVDAEHAFDKSYAEKLGIDTENLLISQPDNGEQALEIAEHLIRSGAIDIIVIDSVAALVPRGELEGDMGDSKMGLQARLMSQALRKLTGAINKTKCACIFINQLREKIGVMFGNPETTTGGNALKFYASVRLDIRRIGQIKEGADNVMGNRTRVKVVKNKVAPPFKVVEFDIMYGEGISKVGEILDLGVEMDIVKKSGSWFSYGTEKLGQGRDAVKNILLDNPELMGEIEGKIRTTISGLGLDEAEEENKSEAELSSEDKE, from the coding sequence ATGAGTGATCAATCGGAAAAACTAAAAGCTTTACAGCTTACTATAGACAAACTAGATAAGACCTACGGAAAAGGTACTGTAATGAAGCTTAGCGATGAGCGCGTAGTTAATGTGCCCTCCATTTCTACAGGTTCATTAGGTTTGGATATAGCTTTGGGTATCGGAGGTATCCCCAGAGGCCGAGTAGTTGAAATATATGGTCCTGAGTCTTCTGGTAAGACTACATTAGCCATGCACTGTATTGCCGAAGCTCAAAAGAAAGGAGGTATAGCTGCTATTGTAGATGCAGAGCATGCGTTTGACAAAAGTTATGCTGAAAAGTTAGGTATTGATACTGAAAACTTATTAATATCTCAACCAGATAATGGAGAGCAGGCTTTAGAAATTGCAGAACACCTTATCCGTTCAGGAGCTATAGATATTATAGTTATTGACTCTGTGGCTGCCCTTGTACCTCGTGGTGAACTTGAAGGCGACATGGGTGATAGTAAAATGGGTTTACAGGCTCGTTTGATGTCACAAGCTTTACGTAAGCTTACTGGGGCTATTAACAAAACCAAATGTGCATGTATCTTTATCAACCAGTTGCGTGAGAAGATAGGTGTTATGTTTGGAAACCCTGAGACTACAACTGGTGGTAATGCTCTCAAGTTCTATGCTTCTGTGCGTTTAGATATCAGAAGAATAGGACAGATTAAAGAAGGAGCGGATAACGTGATGGGTAACCGTACGAGAGTGAAAGTAGTTAAGAACAAAGTTGCTCCTCCGTTCAAAGTCGTAGAATTTGATATTATGTATGGCGAAGGAATATCCAAAGTAGGAGAAATTCTTGACCTGGGAGTAGAAATGGATATTGTGAAAAAATCTGGATCCTGGTTCTCCTACGGCACGGAAAAGCTAGGTCAAGGTAGAGATGCCGTTAAAAATATCTTACTGGATAACCCTGAGCTTATGGGTGAAATCGAAGGAAAAATCAGAACGACCATTAGTGGCTTGGGTCTGGACGAAGCAGAAGAAGAAAACAAAAGTGAAGCTGAACTAAGTTCAGAAGATAAAGAATAA